In the genome of Kineococcus endophyticus, the window ACCGCCGAGGCGCTGGGGCGGCTCGGGCTGCGCACGGTCGCCGACATCGCCCACACCCCCGTCACCACGCTGGTCCGCGGGCTGGGGGAGGCGACCGGCCGGCACCTGCACGCCCTGGCCTGGGGGCGGGACGAGCGGCGCGTCGTCGCCTCGGTCCCCGAACGCAGCATCGGTTCGGAGGAGACGTTCCCCCGCGACGTCGACGACCCCCGCTACGTGCACCGCGAGCTGCTGCGCCTGGCCGAACGGACCGCCTCCCGGGCCCGGGCGCAGGGGATGGCCGGACGGACGGTCGTCCTGAAGGTGCGCTTCGCCGACTTCACGACGATCACCCGGTCCCGCACCCTGCGCGAACGCACCGACGTGACGCGGGAGATCCACGCCACCGCCCGGGACCTCTTCGACGCCCTGGCCCTGGACCGGGCCCGGTTGCGGCTCGTCGGGGTCCGGCTGGAGGGGCTGGCGGACTCGGCGACGGCGCCGCGCCAGCTGGTCCTGGGGGAGCGCGCCCACGGCTGGCGCGACGCCGACGGCGCCGTGGACCGGGCCGGCGCCCGCTTCGGTGCCGGCAGTGTGAGACCTGCCACCCTCCTGACCCGCCGTTGAGGGAGAGCCCGACCGCCCACTCGGACGGCGCACGCCTCTGACCTGCGGTGGAACCGGGGACGACCCTGCGTCGTTCTCCCGTTCGAGGGACGAGACACGCCAACTGCGCCACAGCACGACCTCGTGTGAGGGACGATGTGGTAAGTCGAGTTTCGCCCATCGCCGCGGGGTCGTAGTCTTGAACAACAACGTGCGCACGCCAGGAGGTACAGGTGCCGCTCTCGGAACATGAGCAGCGTCTGCTCGAGCAGATGGAACGTGCGCTGTCCGCGGACGATCCCAAGTTCGCCAGCGCCATGAAGGGTTCCCGCCACGGACGCGCCGCCAGACGTCGCCTCCTCATCGGCATCGCTGCCGTCGTGGTGGGTCTCGTGCTCCTCATCATCGGGGCAAGCACGAGTCAGATCTGGCTGGGGGCGGGCGGTTTCATCGTCATGCTCGCCGGCACGATCTGGGCCTTCTCACCGGCACGGGGGACGACCGGTGCGGCCGCCGGGCAGCCTCCCACCACGGGCGCTCCGCGCCCGCCGCGGACGGGGAAGCCGCGGCGGAGCGGATCGTTCATGGAGCGTCTCGAACAGCGCTGGGACCGCCGACGCGGTCAGTGGTGAACTCGTCCTCACCGCCCGCGCGGCGGTGAGACCGGAACGGGCGTCGTGGAGCCATCCACGGCGCCCGTTCCACGTTCCGCGTCAGCACGCCCCGGCGCAACGACGAAGGGCCCGTCCACCCGGACGGGCCCTTCGTCGTGCCGGAACGTCGTGCCGGCCCGTCCCCCAGGGACGCCCGGACCTCAGTCGCGGTCCCACCAGTCCAGCAGGCGCCGCACGCCTGCCAGGGGGAAGAGCCGGGCCCGCCAGCGCACCCACCGCGGCCGCTCGGCGGCGACCGCCTCGACGACGACGTCGACGTCCGCGCGGACGAGCCGGCCCACCTGCCGGTCGGTGCGCTGGTCCACCAGCACCCCACCGGCCGGCCTCGACCCCGATCCGAAGCGGGCGCTCTCCACCGCCGACCGCAGGCGGGTGAGCTGGTCGGCTGCGGCCGACCCGGAACCGGTGAACTCCGACAGGCTGGTCGCCCGCTGCCGCGGGGTCGTCGACGCCGGCCAGCTGACCCCGAGGTCGTGGACCCGGTCGTCGAGCTCGGCCCACGCCGCCTCCGCCGACGACGGAGCGTCCGCCACCCCCGCCCAGCGGCGCCGGGCCAGCCACGCCGTCGACGCCCACGGGGTGAGCAGCGCCACGACCAGGAGCAGGGCCCCCAGGATCCAGCCCCACGGCAGGGCCAGGAAGCGGTCCCACCCGGTGGGGGCGGCCGCCGTCGCCGCGTCCGTGGCACTCGTCGTGCTGGTGCTCGAGGTTGCGCTGGGGGCGGCACTGGGCTGCTGAGGAGCGAGGGAACCCGTCTGCCCCGGCGTCGGAGGGGCCACCGCCTGAGCCGGCACCGAGTACCCCGGGGACTGACCGGTGCGGGTGGCCGGCGTCGGCTCGAACCGCACCCAGCCCACGCCCTCGAAGAACAGCTCCGGCCAGGCGTGCGCGTCCTGCGCGCTGATCCGCCAGCGGTCCGGCGTGCCGTCCTGGCCGGACTGCGTCTCCTGCCCCGGCAGGAAGCCGATGGCCACGCGGGCGGGGATGTTCAACGAACGCGCCATGACCGCCATGGCCGAGGCGAACTGCACGCAGAACCCGGACTTCTCCGACAGGAACGTCGCGACCGCGTCGGTCCCGCCGTCGTTCGGGGCGGTGGTGGAGTAGGTGAAGCCGCCGCTGGAGCGGAAGTACCGCTGCAGCAGCGCGGCCCTCTCGTAGTCGTCGCGAGCCCCCGCGGTCACCTGGCGGGCGGTGTCGCCGACCACGGCGGGCATCTGCGGCAGCTTGGTGTACCGCTCCTGGATGTCGCCGGGCGCCGCCGGGGCCGCCCGCAGCTCCTCCTCCGTCGGCTGCACCTCCAGGTGGGTCACGGTGTAGGACCGGCCGCGGGTGGTCTCCCCGTCGCCGACGACGTTCAGGCTGTCCGTCTCGTACAGCCAGTCCCCGGTGATGTCGACGCGCAGCGCCGGGTAGGGCAGCGGCAGGTACGTCTGGTCCAGGCCCCGGACCGAGATCTCCGTGGTCCGGACCACCGAGGCGTTCCGGACGGCGTCCGAGAGCCCGGGGGCGGGGCTGAGCCCGTCCTGCACCCGCTGCCGGCGCGGGATGTCGGCGCCCGTGCTCGGGGCCCAGGTCTCCCCGTCGAAGACGTCGGCCGTCACGATCCGCAGCGGCGCAGGGTCCGGCTCGTCCGTCGTGTACGTGACGATCGTGGCGTCCGACCGGGCGCCCAGGGACGCCTTGAGGTTGAGGATCGGGTTGATGACGGCGATCGTGTCGCCGGGCCCGGTGTCGATCGTCAGCGGGCGTTCGTCCAGCCCCGGCACCGCGGCCGGGACGGCGACGGCCGCGACGAGGGCGATGGCCGCCGTGGCGCTCGCGGTCACGCCCGCCACCGACCGGCCGCCGGACCTGCTGCCGGACGCGCTGCGCGCGCGGCGGGCGGGGGAGCGTCGGTCGCCGGCCAGCAGCACGAGGTAGGGCACCCCGGCCAGCACGAACGCGAAGGCCCCCGAGCCACCCGGAGCGAGGGCCAGCGGGACGGCCATGACCGCCAGCAGCGGGACCCCGGCGAGCGCCGGGCGTCGCAGGGTCACCGCGAAGAGGTCGACGGCGAAGGCGACGAGACCGGCGCCGGCGACGAGCAGCAGCCGGAGCCCGCGCAGGTCGACGGCGGGGACGCTGTACCGCTGGATGACCTGCACGCCGTCGGTGGCCAGCTGGACGATCCGGTCGACGGTGCCCGGCGTCGGGACGATCCCGAACAGCGCGGTCCCGCCGCTGAAGAGCAGGACGACGACGAGGAGGACGACGACGGCCTGGACCGCGACGGCCAGCCCCGGCCGGTGGAACAGGCCCCGGACGAGCAACCCGGCGCCGGCCACGGCGCAGACCATCCCCAGGGCGCCGACGAGCCAGCCCGAGGAGACGACGAGCGGGTGCAGCGTCACGACGGCGGCGGCGCTCGCCGCGGCGGCCCACAGGGCGGTCCGGGCACTGCGGGTCACGACGGGACCTCCCTGGTGGACGGGGCGGGCGAGTGGTGGCCCCGGGCGTCGACGCGCGTCAGGCGCGCCCAGACGTCGGGGACGGCGTCCGCGGGGCCGGCGACGGCGGTCCGCC includes:
- a CDS encoding DUF3040 domain-containing protein, whose amino-acid sequence is MPLSEHEQRLLEQMERALSADDPKFASAMKGSRHGRAARRRLLIGIAAVVVGLVLLIIGASTSQIWLGAGGFIVMLAGTIWAFSPARGTTGAAAGQPPTTGAPRPPRTGKPRRSGSFMERLEQRWDRRRGQW
- a CDS encoding transglutaminaseTgpA domain-containing protein, which gives rise to MTRSARTALWAAAASAAAVVTLHPLVVSSGWLVGALGMVCAVAGAGLLVRGLFHRPGLAVAVQAVVVLLVVVLLFSGGTALFGIVPTPGTVDRIVQLATDGVQVIQRYSVPAVDLRGLRLLLVAGAGLVAFAVDLFAVTLRRPALAGVPLLAVMAVPLALAPGGSGAFAFVLAGVPYLVLLAGDRRSPARRARSASGSRSGGRSVAGVTASATAAIALVAAVAVPAAVPGLDERPLTIDTGPGDTIAVINPILNLKASLGARSDATIVTYTTDEPDPAPLRIVTADVFDGETWAPSTGADIPRRQRVQDGLSPAPGLSDAVRNASVVRTTEISVRGLDQTYLPLPYPALRVDITGDWLYETDSLNVVGDGETTRGRSYTVTHLEVQPTEEELRAAPAAPGDIQERYTKLPQMPAVVGDTARQVTAGARDDYERAALLQRYFRSSGGFTYSTTAPNDGGTDAVATFLSEKSGFCVQFASAMAVMARSLNIPARVAIGFLPGQETQSGQDGTPDRWRISAQDAHAWPELFFEGVGWVRFEPTPATRTGQSPGYSVPAQAVAPPTPGQTGSLAPQQPSAAPSATSSTSTTSATDAATAAAPTGWDRFLALPWGWILGALLLVVALLTPWASTAWLARRRWAGVADAPSSAEAAWAELDDRVHDLGVSWPASTTPRQRATSLSEFTGSGSAAADQLTRLRSAVESARFGSGSRPAGGVLVDQRTDRQVGRLVRADVDVVVEAVAAERPRWVRWRARLFPLAGVRRLLDWWDRD